In Methanosarcinales archaeon, a genomic segment contains:
- a CDS encoding AAA family ATPase — IIGRNGAGKSSFFKAIDTFYDIAAPITEEDFFDRDMGSTIEIRVTYGNLRDDEKEEFQLYIKDDRLIVTKRISSENNHIIQRYYAAALQIPQFAEIRAKSGKTDRRNAWNELVDSSNLVDLGGGAKSADEVERLMTEYEANHPELMEQVEREEQFFGSKNIGGGKLDKFTKYVLIPAVREASDEVSGKKGAIYQILDMIVLRRINAREDVKKFKSEFEERVKKLYSSENLTELPELGNSISQTLEKFAPGSQLNLRWDEVKPPDIPLPPARATLVEDSFEGEITRKGHGLQRALIVTLLQHLAMTVPVELTVEDLDEEETGVLEPQDLETSHSPDLILAIEEPELYLHIS; from the coding sequence TATTATAGGACGGAATGGTGCTGGAAAATCTTCTTTTTTTAAAGCTATAGATACTTTTTATGACATTGCAGCGCCGATAACGGAAGAAGATTTTTTTGATCGAGACATGGGTTCCACCATAGAAATCCGTGTAACTTACGGTAATCTTCGAGATGATGAAAAAGAAGAATTTCAGCTATACATAAAAGACGATAGATTAATTGTCACAAAGCGTATCTCAAGCGAAAATAATCATATAATACAGCGCTATTATGCAGCAGCCTTACAGATACCTCAGTTCGCTGAGATAAGAGCTAAATCTGGTAAAACAGATCGTCGTAATGCTTGGAATGAACTAGTTGATAGTAGTAACTTAGTCGATTTAGGTGGGGGTGCTAAAAGTGCAGATGAAGTCGAACGACTTATGACTGAATACGAAGCTAATCATCCAGAACTCATGGAACAGGTTGAGCGGGAAGAACAATTTTTTGGATCAAAAAACATTGGAGGGGGCAAACTCGACAAATTCACAAAGTATGTTTTGATTCCCGCCGTTCGCGAGGCTTCAGATGAGGTAAGTGGTAAAAAAGGAGCGATATATCAGATTTTAGATATGATTGTTTTAAGAAGGATCAATGCTAGAGAAGATGTTAAAAAATTCAAATCCGAATTTGAAGAAAGAGTTAAAAAATTATATAGCTCTGAAAATCTCACTGAGTTACCGGAACTCGGAAATTCAATTTCTCAGACACTTGAAAAGTTTGCGCCCGGTTCTCAGCTAAACTTAAGATGGGATGAGGTAAAACCTCCTGATATTCCGCTTCCTCCAGCAAGGGCAACTCTAGTCGAAGATAGTTTTGAGGGTGAAATAACTCGCAAAGGGCATGGCCTCCAAAGGGCATTAATAGTCACCTTACTCCAACATTTAGCTATGACAGTTCCTGTAGAACTAACTGTCGAGGACTTAGATGAAGAAGAAACAGGTGTTTTAGAA